A DNA window from Acidobacteriota bacterium contains the following coding sequences:
- a CDS encoding serine hydrolase, with protein MRIRICSLMTAVLSVALLGHGMPAAHESQKAMSRPVASSEGELLAHLEQRLDGLRQQLKIPAMSCAIVKDQKVVWAKGFGYADVENKIPATEHTSYHLASLTKTLASTILMQLVQEGKIKLDDPVSKYGILVESEGVIRVKHLFSHTSEGNPGENYSYNGNRFAELDKVIQKATGKSFAELLIANILDPLDLKETAPNVWPVAHTKSPSQAGQKSEEDVKAAVMNLVGAINSRNVDQIERYLAVQQNAFRRDGGSLAPFVDVSGLREDFRVGVRVNIQVDDLEAAIYDNTALTTCIFTQSVTLPNGRVRNDGPARVSLVWNKPEGTWKVVHGHQSPLTDSLITEKQRQRFDLVSKTLAQPYQLDDRFNIVKGQYPNRFSVSAGLMSSVLDMAKYDIAIDQNRFLTKETQQLAFTPMVSTKGETLPYGLGWFTQNYKGTRLIWHYGFWTCNSSLILKVPDRNITFIAMANTDNLSRSTDLGAGDVTSSPVGLAFLKTFIFPEIFGGPLPEINWQASVEELKQRLKAAEDKPYADLVKKELVNQSRFNASVGRPGESSRLFKAYSALFAKGLPGDLAPRKPLAEIVRVQDDADQTAEFTLLQEQSVRVFAIGEGQGGEMFDYGWIEDEKTGKRVWEMKQSETKPAGGAPKNRLIDVSVTLPAGNYKLRYKSDDSHSFDNWNAFPPAINFWGIAIYSK; from the coding sequence ATGAGAATCAGAATTTGCTCCCTAATGACTGCGGTTCTGAGCGTCGCGCTGTTAGGTCACGGAATGCCAGCCGCACACGAAAGTCAGAAAGCGATGAGTCGCCCCGTCGCTAGCTCTGAAGGCGAGCTGCTCGCGCATCTCGAACAACGTCTCGACGGCCTTCGACAACAACTCAAGATTCCAGCGATGTCCTGCGCGATCGTGAAAGATCAGAAGGTGGTATGGGCGAAGGGATTTGGGTACGCCGATGTCGAGAACAAGATTCCAGCGACCGAGCACACCTCTTATCATCTGGCGTCGCTGACTAAGACTCTTGCTTCGACCATACTGATGCAGCTCGTTCAAGAGGGAAAGATCAAGCTCGACGATCCAGTTTCAAAGTACGGCATCCTGGTCGAAAGCGAAGGCGTCATCCGAGTGAAACACTTGTTCTCGCACACTTCCGAAGGCAATCCCGGCGAAAACTACAGCTACAACGGGAATCGCTTCGCGGAACTCGATAAGGTCATTCAGAAAGCGACCGGCAAATCGTTCGCCGAACTCCTTATCGCAAATATCCTCGATCCGCTTGATCTGAAAGAGACCGCGCCCAACGTCTGGCCCGTCGCTCATACCAAATCGCCAAGCCAGGCGGGCCAGAAATCAGAAGAGGACGTGAAGGCTGCCGTGATGAACCTGGTCGGCGCAATCAACTCGCGCAACGTCGATCAAATTGAGCGATATCTCGCGGTACAGCAGAACGCTTTTCGGCGTGACGGCGGATCGCTGGCGCCGTTCGTCGATGTCTCCGGGCTTCGCGAGGATTTTCGCGTAGGCGTTAGGGTGAACATTCAGGTCGACGACCTTGAGGCGGCCATCTACGACAACACGGCTCTAACGACATGCATTTTCACTCAGTCAGTGACTCTGCCGAACGGCCGGGTTCGCAACGACGGGCCCGCGCGGGTTTCTTTGGTCTGGAACAAGCCGGAAGGAACCTGGAAAGTTGTTCACGGACACCAGTCGCCACTGACCGACTCGCTGATCACCGAGAAGCAACGGCAGCGTTTCGACCTGGTTTCCAAGACGCTGGCTCAGCCGTACCAACTCGATGACAGGTTCAACATCGTAAAGGGTCAGTACCCGAATCGGTTCAGCGTGTCCGCCGGATTGATGTCGTCCGTGCTTGACATGGCCAAGTACGACATCGCTATCGATCAAAACCGATTCCTCACCAAAGAGACGCAGCAGCTCGCCTTCACTCCGATGGTTTCCACAAAAGGTGAGACGCTTCCATACGGTCTCGGTTGGTTCACGCAGAACTACAAGGGAACGCGGCTGATCTGGCACTACGGGTTTTGGACGTGCAACTCGTCGCTCATCTTGAAGGTCCCGGATCGTAACATCACCTTCATAGCGATGGCCAACACCGACAACCTGAGCCGATCGACTGACCTTGGCGCCGGCGATGTCACCAGCTCGCCGGTGGGGCTGGCATTCTTGAAGACGTTCATCTTTCCGGAGATATTCGGAGGCCCGTTGCCGGAGATCAACTGGCAAGCTTCCGTTGAGGAATTGAAGCAGCGACTGAAGGCAGCCGAGGATAAGCCGTACGCTGATCTTGTGAAGAAGGAACTGGTGAACCAGTCGCGCTTCAACGCAAGCGTCGGACGACCGGGCGAGTCATCGCGCTTGTTCAAAGCGTACAGCGCCTTGTTCGCGAAGGGTCTGCCTGGTGATCTCGCGCCCAGGAAACCACTCGCCGAGATCGTCCGCGTTCAGGACGACGCGGATCAAACCGCCGAGTTCACTCTGTTGCAAGAGCAGAGCGTTCGCGTCTTTGCCATCGGCGAAGGACAGGGCGGCGAGATGTTCGACTACGGGTGGATCGAAGATGAGAAGACCGGCAAGCGAGTCTGGGAGATGAAACAATCCGAGACAAAGCCCGCGGGCGGCGCGCCGAAGAACCGGCTGATCGACGTCAGCGTGACGCTGCCGGCCGGGAATTACAAATTGCGTTACAAGTCGGACGACTCTCATTCCTTCGACAACTGGAACGCGTTTCCCCCAGCCATCAACTTCTGGGGCATCGCGATCTACTCCAAATAA
- a CDS encoding ABC transporter permease, with translation METLLQDLRYGFRMLIKHPGFTAIAVIALALGIGANTAIFSVVNAVLLRPLPFAEPERLVNVFESYPQRGIYQGAVSYPNFADWRDQNQVFERMSSYHQSDFILTGVDEPARLEGAVVNADLFPLLGVTPSLGRSFLPEEDKPGDSGRVVILSYRLWKTHFSSNQDIVGKALLLGGKNYTVIGVMPEGFQFPIQNESVELWATVAVDSDGEEPMTSQRGAHYMEVIARLKPNVSRAQAQSEMDVIAARLEQQYPDSNSHRGITVIPALETLVGDIRPALLILLGAVGCVLLIACANVANLLLARATIRHKEMAIRAALGATRARVVRQLLTESVLLSLAGGALGLLVALWSTQLLVALSGDDVPRAAQIGLDGRVLGFTLLVSLLTGLVFGLFPALHSSKTDLTESLKEGGRGSTDGARRNRMRGALVVAEVAIAVVLLVGAGLLIQSLQRLQQVNPGFDPHNVLTLSLGLPEVKYSSQRQIDFYRQVLSRIESLPGVRSASAVLPLPLGSDRLRLSFETEGRPMARGDLPASEYRATGLNYFRTMGIPLLAGRDFTERDDKKSTPVIIVNEAFAQKFFPGEDPIGKHIKPGISTDETKPVWREIVGVVGSVKHLSLGVPPDPEYYAPHAQLPFDSMTIVAKTDGDPRSLIAAVQSEVRTLDRDLPVYNIKTLEEYVAASVAQPRFNTTLLAIFAALALILTAVGLYGVMSYSVTQRSHEIGIRMALGARQQDVLKMVVRQGMMLTGIGLGAGLVGAYFLTRLIATLLYGVSATDPITYAAIAVLLAGVALGACLVPARRATKVDPMIALRYE, from the coding sequence ATGGAAACTCTTCTTCAAGATCTAAGATACGGATTCCGAATGCTGATCAAGCATCCCGGTTTCACCGCGATCGCAGTGATTGCTCTCGCGCTTGGCATTGGCGCCAACACAGCAATCTTCAGCGTGGTCAATGCAGTCTTACTGCGGCCGCTTCCTTTTGCGGAACCCGAACGGCTTGTGAACGTGTTTGAATCATACCCGCAACGCGGAATCTATCAGGGCGCGGTTTCTTATCCGAACTTCGCCGATTGGAGAGATCAGAACCAGGTCTTCGAAAGGATGTCCTCTTATCATCAAAGCGACTTCATCCTGACGGGCGTCGATGAGCCGGCGCGGCTCGAGGGCGCGGTCGTGAACGCCGACCTGTTTCCGCTTCTCGGGGTCACGCCGAGTCTTGGCCGATCGTTTCTCCCTGAAGAGGACAAGCCCGGCGACAGCGGACGGGTGGTGATTCTGAGCTATCGACTCTGGAAGACTCATTTCAGTTCCAATCAGGACATTGTCGGCAAAGCGCTCTTGCTCGGCGGCAAGAACTACACCGTCATCGGCGTCATGCCTGAAGGATTTCAGTTTCCGATCCAGAACGAATCCGTCGAATTGTGGGCCACCGTCGCGGTTGATTCGGACGGCGAAGAACCAATGACTTCACAACGCGGCGCGCACTACATGGAAGTGATCGCGCGGCTCAAGCCGAATGTCTCTCGCGCTCAAGCGCAGTCCGAGATGGACGTTATAGCCGCCCGCCTCGAGCAGCAGTACCCGGACAGCAATTCTCATCGAGGCATAACCGTCATACCGGCGCTGGAGACCTTGGTCGGCGATATTCGTCCCGCGCTTCTGATCTTGCTCGGCGCCGTCGGGTGCGTTCTTTTGATCGCCTGCGCAAACGTCGCCAACCTGCTGCTGGCCCGCGCGACGATACGGCACAAGGAGATGGCGATTCGCGCCGCGCTCGGCGCGACCCGCGCGCGCGTGGTGCGGCAACTTCTCACCGAAAGTGTTCTGCTGTCACTGGCCGGCGGTGCGCTGGGTTTGCTCGTGGCGCTCTGGAGCACACAGCTTTTGGTAGCGCTGAGCGGAGACGACGTGCCTCGCGCGGCGCAGATAGGACTGGACGGCCGCGTCCTCGGCTTCACCCTGCTCGTCTCACTCTTGACCGGCTTAGTCTTTGGCCTTTTTCCCGCGCTGCATTCATCGAAGACCGACCTGACGGAATCGCTCAAGGAGGGTGGGCGGGGCTCAACCGACGGCGCGAGGAGAAATCGCATGCGCGGCGCGCTGGTGGTCGCCGAAGTCGCGATTGCAGTAGTGCTGCTGGTGGGAGCGGGCTTGCTGATTCAAAGCCTTCAGCGCTTGCAGCAGGTAAACCCGGGCTTCGATCCGCACAACGTTTTGACTCTGAGCCTCGGGCTGCCTGAAGTGAAATACTCGTCTCAGCGGCAGATTGATTTCTATCGCCAGGTTCTGTCGCGGATTGAGTCGCTCCCGGGCGTTCGATCGGCCAGCGCAGTCCTGCCGCTTCCGTTGGGCAGCGATCGGCTCCGGCTGAGCTTTGAAACCGAAGGCCGGCCTATGGCAAGAGGGGATCTGCCGGCCAGCGAATATCGCGCTACAGGGCTCAATTACTTTCGCACGATGGGAATCCCACTTCTTGCAGGCCGCGACTTCACCGAGCGCGATGACAAGAAATCAACGCCGGTGATCATCGTCAACGAGGCCTTCGCTCAGAAGTTCTTTCCCGGCGAAGACCCCATCGGCAAGCACATCAAGCCGGGAATCTCGACCGATGAAACCAAGCCGGTATGGCGTGAGATCGTAGGCGTAGTCGGCAGCGTAAAACACCTGAGCCTGGGCGTGCCGCCGGACCCTGAGTACTACGCACCGCACGCTCAATTGCCGTTCGACTCGATGACTATCGTCGCCAAGACCGATGGCGATCCGCGAAGTCTCATCGCGGCAGTCCAGAGCGAGGTCAGAACTCTCGACAGAGATCTGCCGGTGTACAACATCAAGACGCTGGAGGAATACGTCGCGGCGTCGGTGGCGCAGCCGCGCTTCAACACGACGTTGCTGGCGATTTTTGCAGCGTTGGCGTTGATTTTGACGGCGGTCGGTCTTTACGGAGTCATGAGCTACTCGGTGACTCAACGCTCGCACGAGATCGGCATTCGGATGGCATTGGGCGCGAGGCAGCAAGATGTGCTGAAGATGGTTGTGAGGCAAGGGATGATGCTCACTGGTATCGGGTTAGGCGCCGGGCTTGTGGGCGCATATTTCTTGACCCGCTTGATTGCGACCCTGCTGTACGGAGTGAGCGCAACAGATCCGATCACGTATGCGGCGATCGCCGTGCTGCTGGCAGGAGTGGCCCTGGGAGCCTGTTTGGTGCCTGCACGCAGGGCGACCAAAGTAGACCCGATGATCGCGCTGAGGTATGAATGA
- a CDS encoding APC family permease, whose protein sequence is MNVTKGPARVKVVVATTVMLSFISFWRAAAIVLNDLGSSAFYAGGLAEQYIGKAAPWFILGVMLFSSAVRIVYVESSSMFTRGGVYRVVKEALGGTMAKLSVSALIFDFILTGPISGVTAGKYIVGLVASTATYFGHPWEPSADIGNYLAAVVAVLATLYFWWRNLKGVHESSDDAMRIMYITTVMVVILIGWGCLTLLMKGGQMPPPPTPSNLSFAGEPDNALGWLKHWSWFAPSGDGRYKLAENAPSILGLLGIMIAFGHSVLAMSGEETLAQVNRELEHPKLKNLMRAGIVIFVFSLLFTSLVSFFAVAIIPDSERPRYLTNLISGLAMNFVGPEWIRLLFQGFVVIVGFLMLSGAVNTAILGSNGVLNRVSEDGVLTDWFRAPHKKYGTTYRTINLIAILQIVTIVASRGDTVVLGEAYAFGVIWSFSFNAIATVVLRFKRPEEREWKVPGNIRIGRIEFPVGLVTIALILISIALTNLLTKQVATISGILFTTAFFAIFTISERINLRKLDLTASKLDQFQLQHSETVDLQSVGARPGNVLVGARDYNTLSQLEHVLERTNTDEQDIVVLTTRLISGPGGGERDLSDETLFTEYEQRLFTRVVALAEKHGKPVELVIVPATNVFDAVAQTAMRLDSAVIVAGLSSKMTAQEQARELGRAWERLPEKPRRQVTFKVIEPGGVEHVVHLGAHAPHLTEDDVNLIHKLWIQVSSVPSRRKVHHRDVVRVALDRLERDLRGKTDVMLDFYNLEHKELDGKSGPRKRP, encoded by the coding sequence ATGAACGTTACGAAGGGGCCAGCGCGCGTTAAGGTTGTTGTCGCCACAACGGTGATGTTGTCCTTCATATCGTTCTGGCGAGCGGCTGCCATTGTGCTCAACGATCTGGGCTCGTCTGCATTCTACGCGGGCGGGCTTGCTGAGCAGTACATTGGCAAAGCTGCGCCCTGGTTCATCCTGGGCGTGATGTTGTTCAGCTCCGCCGTGCGCATAGTCTACGTCGAGTCGTCGTCGATGTTCACGCGTGGCGGCGTCTATCGTGTGGTCAAGGAGGCGCTCGGCGGGACGATGGCCAAGCTCAGCGTTTCCGCTTTGATCTTTGATTTCATCCTGACGGGACCGATCTCGGGGGTCACCGCGGGTAAGTATATCGTTGGGCTCGTAGCGAGCACGGCGACTTACTTCGGCCACCCGTGGGAGCCCTCGGCTGATATCGGCAACTACCTGGCGGCAGTAGTGGCGGTGCTCGCAACCCTGTACTTTTGGTGGCGCAACCTCAAAGGAGTTCACGAATCGAGCGACGATGCGATGCGCATCATGTACATCACGACGGTGATGGTCGTGATATTGATCGGGTGGGGGTGCCTGACCCTGCTGATGAAGGGGGGCCAGATGCCGCCGCCTCCGACTCCATCGAACCTCAGTTTCGCGGGTGAGCCCGACAACGCGCTCGGCTGGCTGAAGCATTGGTCGTGGTTCGCCCCAAGCGGCGACGGACGATATAAGCTCGCCGAGAACGCTCCAAGCATCCTCGGGCTGCTTGGTATCATGATCGCATTCGGTCATTCGGTACTCGCAATGAGCGGCGAAGAGACGCTTGCTCAGGTGAACCGCGAGCTCGAGCACCCGAAGCTCAAGAACCTCATGCGTGCCGGCATCGTCATTTTCGTCTTCTCACTTCTGTTCACCTCCCTGGTCTCGTTCTTCGCGGTTGCGATCATCCCTGACTCTGAGCGGCCCCGGTATCTCACAAACCTGATTTCGGGGCTGGCGATGAACTTTGTGGGTCCGGAATGGATAAGGCTTTTATTCCAGGGATTCGTGGTGATCGTCGGTTTTCTGATGTTGTCGGGAGCGGTGAATACGGCGATTCTCGGATCCAACGGAGTGCTGAACCGCGTTTCAGAAGACGGCGTGCTGACCGACTGGTTCCGCGCGCCGCATAAGAAGTACGGGACGACTTATCGAACCATCAACTTGATTGCGATCCTTCAAATCGTCACGATAGTGGCCTCGCGAGGGGACACGGTCGTGTTGGGAGAGGCTTACGCGTTCGGCGTCATCTGGAGTTTCTCGTTCAATGCGATTGCCACGGTGGTATTGCGCTTCAAGCGGCCCGAGGAGCGCGAATGGAAGGTGCCCGGCAATATTCGCATAGGGAGGATCGAGTTCCCGGTTGGGCTTGTAACCATCGCGCTCATCCTGATCTCAATTGCGTTGACCAACCTGCTAACCAAACAGGTGGCGACGATTTCGGGCATTCTGTTCACCACAGCCTTCTTTGCGATCTTCACCATCTCTGAGCGGATCAACCTACGCAAACTCGATTTGACGGCGTCCAAGCTCGATCAGTTTCAATTGCAGCACAGCGAGACGGTCGATCTTCAATCGGTGGGCGCGCGCCCGGGCAATGTGCTGGTCGGCGCACGCGATTACAATACGCTCTCGCAGCTTGAACACGTGCTCGAGCGCACGAACACCGATGAGCAAGACATAGTCGTGCTGACGACGCGCTTGATATCGGGTCCCGGCGGCGGCGAGCGCGATTTGTCTGATGAGACGCTGTTCACCGAGTATGAGCAACGGCTGTTTACGCGAGTCGTCGCGCTGGCGGAAAAGCATGGCAAACCTGTCGAACTGGTCATCGTTCCGGCTACGAATGTCTTCGACGCGGTAGCACAGACCGCGATGCGGTTGGATTCGGCCGTTATTGTTGCCGGACTCTCGTCGAAAATGACCGCCCAGGAACAGGCTCGAGAGCTCGGCCGCGCGTGGGAGCGGCTTCCCGAGAAGCCTCGCCGGCAAGTGACCTTCAAGGTGATTGAGCCCGGCGGCGTTGAGCACGTCGTTCATCTGGGAGCGCACGCGCCGCACCTCACCGAAGACGACGTCAACCTGATTCACAAGCTATGGATTCAAGTGAGCAGCGTTCCCAGCCGGCGCAAAGTGCATCACCGCGATGTCGTGCGAGTGGCGCTTGACCGGCTCGAACGCGACCTCCGAGGAAAGACCGACGTGATGCTGGACTTCTACAATCTCGAACACAAAGAATTAGACGGCAAGTCTGGCCCTAGGAAACGGCCGTAG
- a CDS encoding lysophospholipid acyltransferase family protein: MPASILMLVPIDPLTTEGPKRAATEGSDSSRRAARRASRPRESAGLDALRSRVYSFSDLSNYGPRDRWIIYAADVFFYLLIRVICSTLRWEVRGREHLDSILSSGHQPIFTFWHVCILSATWFWRDRGIVVMSSISRDAEYTGRVIKRFGYGTARGSSTRGGGRALAEMAECSNSGIEVGFTIDGPRGPAHVAKPGAVTLARHTGQAILPFHIAASRYIELRSWDRLQIPLPFTRAVALISEPIYVPRDSSSEEVAGRQAAVQSALDNLCREAESWRRSNRQGAKGKSRSGES, translated from the coding sequence GTGCCGGCAAGCATACTGATGTTAGTTCCGATTGATCCGCTTACAACCGAAGGCCCGAAGCGGGCTGCTACTGAAGGGAGCGATAGCTCACGCCGAGCGGCGCGCCGGGCCTCACGACCAAGAGAATCGGCCGGCTTGGATGCCCTGCGGAGCCGCGTCTACAGTTTCAGCGATCTGTCGAATTATGGACCGCGCGACCGATGGATCATTTACGCCGCGGACGTTTTTTTCTATTTGTTGATTCGCGTGATCTGCTCGACGCTGCGATGGGAAGTGCGAGGCCGCGAGCATCTCGACTCGATTCTCTCGTCCGGACATCAACCGATCTTTACCTTTTGGCACGTATGCATACTCAGCGCAACCTGGTTTTGGCGCGACCGGGGTATTGTAGTGATGTCAAGCATCAGCCGCGACGCCGAGTACACGGGACGTGTGATAAAACGATTCGGCTACGGCACGGCGCGGGGATCGTCGACTCGAGGCGGCGGTCGGGCGCTGGCTGAGATGGCTGAGTGTTCGAACAGCGGAATCGAAGTAGGATTTACGATTGACGGCCCGCGCGGCCCCGCTCACGTGGCAAAGCCCGGAGCAGTCACACTGGCTCGCCACACGGGGCAAGCGATACTTCCATTTCACATCGCCGCAAGCAGGTACATCGAGCTACGAAGTTGGGATCGCTTGCAGATACCTTTGCCTTTCACGCGTGCGGTAGCGCTTATTTCAGAGCCGATCTATGTTCCGCGAGACTCGAGCAGCGAGGAAGTGGCGGGGAGACAAGCGGCTGTGCAATCCGCGCTCGACAACTTGTGCCGAGAAGCCGAATCCTGGAGGAGAAGCAACAGGCAAGGGGCAAAAGGCAAGAGCCGAAGCGGCGAGAGCTAG
- a CDS encoding PilT/PilU family type 4a pilus ATPase, whose translation MSFFDLQPILDKMLSVADNISDLNFSVGRPPQVEINGRLTPVDVKGLRNLAPYQTEIIAMSLMEGNTDAARRFIQTGSADIGYAIPSKVRFRVNVFKQRGSISVVMRVIPTNVPTLESLGLPSQLGEVAHLKNGIVLLTGPTGSGKTSTLAAIIDRINTEYSYHIVTIEDPIEFLHQHKKSTINQRELGTDTPAFALGLRAALRQAPKVILVGEMRDMETTEIALEASETGHLVLSTLHTTDASKTVNRIIGIYPKSEEHVIRTRLAQSFRYIVSQRLLPRADGEGRVAAVEILKATPRSREYIEQGESEGKTLLEAMNDGELEGMQHFDLVIERMIRNGVITQEDGLAFATNPSNLLLRLSGLGTSDDMLSRREERNYVPGRVSDAAKQRSVERVDR comes from the coding sequence ATGAGCTTTTTCGATCTTCAGCCGATCCTCGACAAAATGCTCTCGGTGGCCGACAACATATCCGATTTGAACTTCTCGGTAGGGCGGCCCCCTCAGGTGGAGATCAACGGAAGGCTTACGCCTGTTGACGTCAAAGGACTACGAAACCTCGCCCCTTACCAAACCGAGATAATTGCGATGTCGTTGATGGAGGGCAACACCGATGCGGCGCGCCGCTTCATTCAGACGGGATCAGCGGACATTGGCTACGCAATTCCAAGTAAGGTGCGTTTTCGGGTAAATGTGTTCAAGCAGCGCGGTTCTATCTCAGTTGTGATGCGGGTGATTCCTACTAACGTTCCGACCCTAGAAAGCCTCGGATTGCCGTCGCAACTCGGCGAAGTCGCGCATCTAAAAAACGGTATAGTATTGCTGACCGGACCTACGGGATCGGGTAAGACCTCGACGCTGGCGGCCATCATAGACCGGATTAATACCGAATACAGCTACCACATCGTCACTATCGAAGATCCGATCGAGTTTCTGCACCAACATAAAAAGTCAACTATCAACCAGCGCGAGCTCGGGACGGACACGCCTGCGTTCGCGCTTGGGCTTCGAGCCGCGCTGCGGCAGGCGCCGAAGGTGATCCTGGTCGGTGAAATGCGCGACATGGAGACGACGGAGATCGCGCTCGAAGCTTCGGAGACAGGTCACCTTGTACTCTCGACGCTGCACACGACGGATGCTTCAAAGACAGTGAATCGGATCATCGGCATATACCCAAAGTCCGAAGAGCACGTCATAAGAACTCGGCTTGCGCAGTCGTTCCGCTACATCGTTTCGCAACGCCTGCTCCCGCGCGCCGATGGCGAGGGGCGAGTTGCTGCGGTCGAGATCCTGAAGGCAACGCCGCGATCGCGCGAATATATCGAGCAGGGCGAGAGCGAAGGAAAAACCTTGCTTGAAGCGATGAACGACGGCGAGCTTGAGGGCATGCAACATTTTGATTTGGTGATCGAGCGGATGATTCGAAATGGCGTGATCACTCAAGAGGATGGGCTCGCCTTCGCCACCAATCCGTCGAATCTACTATTACGCCTGTCGGGACTAGGCACCTCGGACGATATGTTGAGCCGACGTGAAGAGCGCAACTACGTACCGGGCCGGGTCTCCGACGCAGCTAAACAGCGTTCGGTTGAAAGAGTTGATAGATAA
- a CDS encoding zinc-ribbon domain-containing protein gives MIASCPQCAMSLTFDDSRLPTEPFNVLCPRCRQSVTIMPPPKEEPRLPGISGVLDAAIPAEADQQDSLRALADLLLAGLKQSQPQVPDAKNWQRRRVLLGLDDAQVRETLRAALEPSRYEIFSADYAPEAIEILHESRAEVIVLSPSFDADHQGGTAMMQYVNSLTPQVRRRTYVILVSPQLRTLDTYLAFANGVNLTVHPEDVSSFQSIFERSVRDFNELYRPLNQASTLAPF, from the coding sequence ATGATAGCAAGTTGTCCGCAATGCGCGATGAGCCTCACCTTTGACGACTCGCGGCTGCCCACTGAACCATTCAACGTGTTGTGTCCTCGTTGCCGCCAGTCAGTGACGATAATGCCGCCTCCAAAAGAGGAGCCCAGGCTGCCCGGGATCTCGGGGGTGCTGGATGCGGCGATCCCCGCTGAAGCTGATCAGCAGGATTCACTGCGGGCTCTGGCAGACTTACTGCTTGCCGGGCTGAAGCAGTCGCAGCCTCAGGTTCCGGATGCGAAGAACTGGCAGCGCCGACGGGTGCTGTTAGGTCTGGACGACGCGCAAGTAAGAGAGACTCTACGTGCAGCGCTAGAGCCCTCGCGCTACGAGATATTCTCCGCCGATTACGCACCCGAGGCGATTGAGATACTTCACGAATCGCGTGCGGAAGTTATAGTACTCAGCCCAAGCTTTGACGCAGACCACCAGGGCGGCACAGCGATGATGCAGTACGTTAACAGCCTGACTCCACAGGTGCGCCGCCGCACGTACGTCATTCTGGTCTCCCCGCAACTACGGACGCTCGACACCTACCTTGCGTTCGCAAATGGAGTCAATTTAACCGTGCATCCTGAAGATGTGTCGTCTTTTCAATCGATTTTCGAGAGAAGTGTACGAGACTTCAACGAGCTTTATAGGCCGTTGAACCAGGCAAGCACGCTAGCGCCATTCTAA
- the lpxA gene encoding acyl-ACP--UDP-N-acetylglucosamine O-acyltransferase, with amino-acid sequence MSIHPTAIINPGARLGSSVSIGPYAVIEQDTDIGDGSDIRAHAVIKRFTMLGPANVIHEGAVLGGEPQDLDFVDCTSYLRIGSNNRIREGVTMHRGTQPESATIVGSNCFIMANAHVAHNCRLGDEIIIANNVALAGHVEIEDQAFISGGVVVHQFCRIGRLAMIGGNSKIVQDCLPFVITDGAPGRAHGLNSIGLRRAGFKSSNIHKLKEGYRLVLRSGLPLELALKRLADFGDPLVDHLIGFVGAATRGFCHEERKEQTKG; translated from the coding sequence ATGAGCATCCACCCTACAGCGATCATCAATCCGGGCGCGAGGCTCGGCTCTAGTGTAAGCATCGGACCTTACGCTGTGATCGAGCAGGATACCGATATTGGAGACGGCAGCGACATTCGCGCGCACGCGGTAATTAAGCGATTCACAATGCTTGGACCAGCCAACGTAATTCACGAGGGCGCAGTGCTTGGCGGTGAGCCCCAGGACCTCGACTTTGTAGACTGCACAAGCTACCTTCGCATAGGCTCAAACAATCGCATCCGCGAGGGTGTGACGATGCATCGAGGGACTCAACCAGAATCGGCCACGATCGTTGGCTCAAATTGTTTTATTATGGCTAATGCGCACGTGGCCCATAACTGCCGATTGGGAGATGAAATCATAATAGCCAACAACGTCGCGCTTGCAGGTCACGTTGAGATCGAGGATCAAGCGTTCATTTCAGGCGGAGTTGTCGTGCATCAGTTCTGCCGCATCGGGCGTCTTGCGATGATCGGGGGAAATTCCAAGATCGTTCAGGACTGCCTGCCGTTCGTCATAACCGACGGCGCACCTGGACGCGCTCACGGCCTAAATAGTATTGGCCTTCGACGAGCGGGCTTCAAATCTAGCAATATCCACAAGCTAAAAGAGGGTTATCGTCTCGTGCTGCGATCGGGACTTCCGCTCGAACTCGCGCTTAAGCGACTCGCAGATTTCGGTGACCCGTTGGTCGATCACCTGATCGGTTTCGTTGGTGCCGCCACTCGCGGCTTCTGCCACGAAGAAAGGAAAGAGCAAACGAAGGGTTAA